In one Nicotiana tomentosiformis chromosome 6, ASM39032v3, whole genome shotgun sequence genomic region, the following are encoded:
- the LOC138894072 gene encoding pectinesterase inhibitor 10-like: protein MEEGLSSSSSSSSSSSSPPPPSAYPPSSPSPSTPSAHSPASPSPLSASPSSPPSASPPPPPPPPSPSSSPLSTSSFSSPPSSSPPSSSSPSSSSLSTSSSSSPPSSSPHSSSPYSSSSSLTRSTSSTSDSSTSLNPSLSFFFFLLSSNVFSRVILLFPLVTGVLPPRVTDLRGNTTFFATAFTHLGMVFFSTYLFSLILAIKCTNSSSLSALLSFSAFVSPSFSPSSLVSTQSKDSDFLGSAFEELGS from the exons ATGGAAG AGggactttcttcttcttcttcttcttcttcttcttcttcttctcctcctcctccttctgcTTATCCTCCCTCTTCTCCTTCTCCATCTACTCCTTCTGCTCATTCTCCTGCTTCTCCTTCTCCTCTTTCcgcttctccttcttctcctccttctgcttctcctcctcctcctcctcctcctccttctccttcttcttctcctctttctacttcttccttttcttctccTCCTTCCTCTTCTCCTCCTtcctcttcttctccttcttcttcttctctttctacttcttcctcttcttctcctccttcctCTTCTCCTCATTCCTCTTctccttattcttcttcttcttcactcaCCAGGTCAACTTCCTCCACATCAGACTCATCAACCAGTCTGAAcccctctctctctttcttctttttcttactcTCCTCTAATGTCTTCTCAAGAGTTATCTTGCTTTTTCCTCTAGTTACAGGTGTTCTACCCCCAAGAGTGACAGATTTAAGGGGTAACACAACATTCTTTGCCACTGCTTTTACCCACTTAGGGATGGTCTTCTTCTCAACCTATCTCTTCTCCCTCATCCTTGCAATTAAGTGTACCAATTCATCATCACTATCGGCACTACTTTCGTTCTCAGCTTTTGTCTCTCCTTCCTTTTCTCCTTCTTCTTTAGTGTCTACCCAATCAAAAGATTCTGATTTTTTAGGATCAGCTTTCGAAGAACTAGGTTCTTGA